A part of Streptomyces sp. NBC_01451 genomic DNA contains:
- the absR1 gene encoding beta-glucuronidase AbsR1 — MNARFCSLPQQPAPTYAPGLPAERLSALLSGRLMWVNGTVLHYYFFDRDSDGSVIPLPGTGETRWESWVGAEAQREVVRDCFREWLDLGIGLSFVEVRDRSEAELRIGFQTGDGSYSTVGRDALSVGLGRRTMNFGWDLTAPGERATALHEIGHALGMLHEHQNPFAGIHWDDEAVYDDLAGPPNFWGRDKTYFNILRKLDPDEVNGSVWDPLSIMEYPFSAGLVLEPEQFRSGVKPLGTLSPADKEFVLRWYPPTGTCAPAGLAPFRSAPLHLGAGEQADFGIAPPETRDYTVGTFGESDTVVAVFEEIDGEPRYLSAEDDGGSPYNAHVRVRLVKGRRYFVRVRLYSTWGSGETAVMCW; from the coding sequence ATGAACGCACGGTTCTGCTCGCTCCCGCAGCAACCGGCCCCCACCTACGCACCGGGGTTGCCGGCCGAGCGGCTCAGTGCGCTCCTGTCGGGGCGCCTGATGTGGGTGAACGGCACCGTGCTCCACTACTACTTCTTCGACCGGGACAGCGACGGCTCGGTCATCCCACTGCCGGGGACGGGGGAAACCCGGTGGGAGTCATGGGTCGGCGCCGAGGCACAGCGCGAGGTTGTCCGCGACTGTTTCCGGGAGTGGCTCGACCTGGGGATCGGGCTGTCGTTCGTCGAGGTGCGCGACCGATCGGAGGCCGAACTGCGCATCGGGTTCCAGACCGGTGACGGTTCGTACTCCACGGTCGGGCGGGACGCACTCTCGGTGGGTCTGGGGCGGCGCACGATGAACTTCGGCTGGGATCTGACCGCGCCCGGGGAGCGCGCGACGGCCCTGCACGAGATCGGGCACGCCCTGGGCATGCTCCACGAGCATCAGAACCCGTTCGCCGGCATCCACTGGGACGACGAGGCCGTGTACGACGACCTGGCCGGACCGCCCAACTTCTGGGGCCGCGACAAGACGTACTTCAACATTCTCCGCAAGCTCGACCCGGACGAGGTCAACGGCTCTGTCTGGGACCCGCTGTCGATCATGGAGTATCCGTTCTCGGCGGGGCTGGTCCTCGAACCGGAGCAGTTCCGGTCCGGGGTGAAGCCCTTGGGGACTCTCTCCCCGGCCGACAAGGAGTTCGTGCTCCGCTGGTATCCGCCGACGGGCACGTGCGCACCGGCCGGACTCGCGCCTTTCAGGTCCGCGCCCCTGCACCTCGGCGCGGGCGAGCAGGCCGACTTCGGCATCGCGCCGCCGGAGACCCGCGACTACACCGTGGGGACCTTCGGGGAGAGCGACACGGTTGTCGCGGTCTTCGAGGAGATCGACGGCGAGCCCCGTTACCTCTCCGCCGAGGACGACGGCGGCTCCCCGTACAACGCCCATGTCAGGGTCCGGCTCGTCAAGGGCCGCCGCTACTTCGTCCGCGTACGCCTTTACTCCACATGGGGATCGGGGGAAACGGCCGTCATGTGCTGGTGA
- a CDS encoding putative leader peptide — MRRHRIVDDVVPKPIPCRPRLYSRRHIDLLRVAGALCRS; from the coding sequence ATGCGGCGTCATCGGATTGTTGACGACGTCGTGCCCAAGCCCATCCCGTGCCGCCCGAGGCTGTACTCGCGGCGCCACATCGACCTCCTGCGTGTGGCCGGCGCGCTCTGTCGTTCCTGA
- a CDS encoding LuxR family transcriptional regulator AbsR2 codes for MTTFVQDAKTLELPWPFTGRDDELDLIRRSLTAERHGVVVTGPSGRGKTRLVTEAVRGAECVKVIGTPEARDIPFAAFAHLLPEQASLHHALQLLSGVRTLLVDDAHLLDDSSAALVHQLAVHGRTRLLVVATDGVPAPGAVSRLWTGEVLPRLVLEPLPREETAQLVAAGAGGPVEPLTARRLHHLCQGDLRLLRDLVGALRERGELTMEADELMWRGPVPVTAAVRERAGQDLNRDCAEERDALERLAFSEPLPLDLADLDLDALERLEAEGLIRVDAPSEVRLAHPLHGPVLRAGAGRLRAGRLSRTPAECASALDAERAELAHRIERTDVQGPAGPVGDWLAAESTVPHPAVPADYATVRARFARLRGELREALSWAREGLRGTPDDPSCRTELALAATQLSEVAAASPGRTTPWLRAAHGDIAGALESVTDPGGEEGEAYVLYDAVRLGAPHLVADRLARLPGEGAAPLARHADALARQDGPALDRAAELLERRGLLLFAAEAHAQAVPVHRDPRAARRSRSRAMTLARRCQGARTPALSGLVLGELTVRQRQIVTLAAAGLSNRQIADRLTLSIRTVGNHLYSAYTRLGASDRGALRWLLLEEAPTTRSA; via the coding sequence GTGACGACTTTCGTACAGGACGCCAAGACCCTGGAACTGCCCTGGCCGTTCACCGGCCGGGACGACGAACTGGACCTGATCCGCCGGTCGTTGACGGCCGAACGGCACGGCGTCGTGGTGACCGGCCCGTCCGGGCGAGGCAAGACCCGTCTCGTCACGGAGGCCGTCCGGGGTGCCGAATGCGTGAAGGTGATCGGCACGCCCGAGGCGCGGGACATCCCCTTCGCCGCGTTCGCCCATCTCCTCCCGGAGCAGGCGTCCTTGCACCACGCGCTCCAACTCCTCTCCGGTGTACGAACGTTGCTGGTCGACGACGCCCATCTGCTGGACGACTCCTCGGCCGCCCTGGTCCACCAGCTCGCGGTGCACGGACGCACCCGGCTGCTCGTGGTGGCGACGGACGGGGTTCCGGCGCCCGGCGCGGTGTCCCGGCTGTGGACCGGCGAGGTGCTGCCGCGTCTCGTCCTGGAGCCGCTGCCCCGCGAGGAAACCGCCCAGCTGGTCGCGGCCGGCGCCGGCGGCCCGGTCGAGCCGCTCACCGCCCGCCGCCTGCACCACCTCTGCCAGGGCGACCTGCGGCTGCTGCGCGACCTGGTCGGCGCGCTGCGCGAACGCGGCGAACTCACTATGGAAGCAGACGAGTTGATGTGGCGGGGCCCGGTTCCTGTGACGGCTGCGGTCCGCGAACGGGCCGGTCAGGACCTGAACCGCGACTGCGCCGAGGAACGGGACGCCCTGGAACGCCTGGCGTTCAGCGAACCGCTCCCGCTGGACCTCGCCGACCTGGACCTGGACGCACTCGAACGCCTCGAAGCCGAGGGCCTGATCCGTGTCGACGCGCCGTCCGAGGTCCGCCTCGCCCACCCCCTGCACGGCCCCGTCCTGCGGGCGGGCGCCGGCCGACTCCGGGCCGGGCGGCTGTCCCGCACCCCGGCCGAGTGCGCGTCGGCCCTGGACGCCGAGCGCGCCGAACTGGCCCACCGTATCGAGCGCACCGACGTCCAGGGACCGGCGGGCCCCGTCGGCGACTGGCTGGCGGCCGAGAGCACGGTCCCGCACCCTGCCGTACCGGCCGACTACGCGACCGTACGGGCCCGTTTCGCCCGACTGCGCGGAGAGCTGCGCGAGGCCCTGTCCTGGGCCAGGGAAGGCCTGCGCGGCACCCCGGACGACCCGTCCTGCCGTACGGAACTGGCACTGGCGGCAACCCAGTTGAGCGAGGTCGCAGCCGCGTCCCCGGGGCGGACGACCCCGTGGCTGCGGGCAGCGCACGGCGACATCGCCGGGGCGCTGGAGTCGGTCACGGACCCCGGGGGCGAGGAGGGGGAGGCGTACGTCCTGTACGACGCCGTACGTCTCGGGGCCCCGCACCTGGTCGCGGACCGGCTCGCCCGACTGCCCGGCGAGGGCGCCGCACCCCTGGCCCGGCACGCCGACGCGCTCGCCCGCCAGGACGGCCCCGCACTGGACCGTGCCGCCGAACTCCTGGAGAGGCGCGGCCTGTTGCTCTTCGCCGCCGAGGCGCACGCCCAGGCCGTCCCGGTGCACCGCGACCCGCGCGCCGCCCGCAGGTCCCGTTCCCGGGCGATGACCCTCGCCCGGCGCTGCCAGGGTGCCCGTACCCCGGCGCTGTCCGGTCTGGTCCTCGGTGAACTCACCGTGCGCCAGCGCCAGATCGTCACCCTGGCGGCGGCCGGCCTGAGCAACCGCCAGATCGCGGACCGGCTCACCCTGTCCATCCGTACGGTCGGGAACCACCTGTACAGCGCCTACACGCGGCTCGGCGCGAGCGACCGGGGCGCCCTGCGGTGGCTGCTCCTGGAGGAGGCACCGACCACGCGGTCGGCGTGA
- a CDS encoding putative leader peptide: MRVESNASRVVRAPRPTPLLTSRRHIDLQRVCSSISPLR, from the coding sequence ATGCGCGTGGAGTCGAACGCCAGTCGGGTGGTCCGCGCACCCCGGCCGACCCCGCTGCTGACCTCCCGCCGGCACATCGACCTGCAGCGCGTCTGCAGCTCCATCAGCCCCCTGCGCTGA
- a CDS encoding CHAT domain-containing protein — MVFARPKDALARAENVLGSDPTPLHASVAHQVIGMWQRDFGDMRVALRHLRRARDLAADAGSAEREADVLGTLGVALVHAGRTRQGLEAFEQGVDRGSGHTRARVLYRRAYAWWVLGHHREALDDVRRAIPVLRQADDTIWTARALTLRATVHLALGRPERADADFTAAEELWDTTGQEHDKADVVESRALAAYRAGDIPAALRLFDEAAERYARLGTPIFMFYIRRCEVLMAAGLAREAVNEADTALGVLDGIGGQSTRKAELLLTAAKAARLADDPHTAIARAAVAVRLFSGQRRSWWEAHARLVLLDARVATGRTSGRLVADAAALADRLAAFGSPSAPEASLLAGRIALALGWREDAEKHLKVAARSRRVGPPLARMTGWAAQALRAEAAGSGRGVLEACRRGLAVLDDHRMTLGAPELRARATAQGAELAALAQRATLGSGGPRRLLVWSERLRATVLSAPPVRPPDDPALGQSLTAFREIAARAEEARTEGRPVPALEREQRRLEREVRSRTLHIRGESPGSGRPFDPGQLLERLGDGVRLIEIAVVDGRVQVLLCGEGRVRRFEAGLLADAVAEAEHVQAGLRRLAHPGAEGRLPVLEASGRRLEELLLGAAVPHLGPGPVVVVPPGRLHRVPWALLPSLRERVLSVSPSASSWLRAQETGPPPGGRHVLVRGPGLASGGAEVPDLADRYGRPTVLEHEGARVPAVLDALDGAALAHIAAHGTFRADSPLFSSLRMADGPLIVHDFERLDRSPYRIILSSCDTGRLANVGADELLGLVTALLPLGTAGVVASSAPVNDAAVVPLMLALHKGLSVGLSLAEALRDARAALPGDATHQATGWAFSAFGAA, encoded by the coding sequence ATGGTGTTCGCCCGCCCGAAGGACGCGCTCGCGCGCGCGGAGAACGTCCTCGGCAGTGATCCGACGCCGTTGCACGCCTCGGTCGCCCATCAGGTGATCGGTATGTGGCAGCGGGACTTCGGCGACATGCGCGTCGCCCTGCGTCATCTGCGGCGTGCCCGCGATCTCGCGGCGGACGCCGGGTCGGCGGAGCGCGAGGCGGACGTCCTCGGCACGCTCGGCGTCGCGCTGGTCCACGCGGGCCGCACCCGGCAGGGCCTGGAGGCGTTCGAGCAGGGCGTCGACCGGGGTTCGGGCCATACACGCGCGCGCGTGCTGTACCGGCGGGCGTACGCGTGGTGGGTGCTGGGGCATCATCGCGAGGCGCTGGACGACGTACGGCGGGCCATTCCCGTGCTGCGGCAGGCGGACGACACCATCTGGACGGCGCGGGCGCTGACCCTGCGGGCGACCGTGCATCTGGCACTCGGGCGCCCCGAGCGGGCCGACGCCGACTTCACGGCCGCCGAGGAACTGTGGGACACCACCGGCCAGGAGCACGACAAGGCCGACGTCGTCGAGAGCCGGGCGCTGGCCGCGTACCGGGCGGGCGACATCCCGGCGGCGCTGCGCCTGTTCGACGAGGCGGCCGAGCGGTACGCCCGGCTGGGCACGCCGATCTTCATGTTCTACATCCGCCGCTGCGAGGTGCTGATGGCCGCCGGGCTCGCCCGTGAGGCGGTCAACGAGGCGGACACGGCCCTCGGCGTGCTCGACGGCATCGGCGGGCAGAGCACCCGCAAGGCGGAGCTGCTGCTGACGGCGGCGAAGGCCGCCCGGCTCGCGGACGATCCGCACACCGCGATCGCCCGCGCGGCCGTGGCCGTACGCCTGTTCTCCGGGCAGCGGCGCAGTTGGTGGGAGGCGCACGCCCGGCTGGTGCTGCTCGATGCGCGGGTCGCGACCGGGCGGACGTCGGGCCGGCTCGTCGCGGACGCGGCGGCGCTGGCCGACCGGCTCGCCGCGTTCGGTTCGCCGTCCGCGCCCGAGGCGTCGTTGCTCGCGGGCCGGATCGCGCTGGCGCTGGGCTGGCGGGAGGACGCGGAGAAGCATCTGAAGGTCGCCGCCCGCAGCCGGCGCGTCGGTCCGCCGCTGGCACGGATGACGGGCTGGGCCGCGCAGGCGCTGCGCGCTGAGGCGGCCGGGTCGGGGCGGGGTGTGCTGGAGGCCTGCCGACGCGGGCTCGCCGTCCTGGACGACCACCGGATGACGCTCGGCGCCCCGGAGCTGCGGGCCCGGGCCACGGCGCAGGGAGCCGAACTGGCCGCCCTGGCACAGCGGGCGACCCTGGGGTCCGGTGGGCCGCGGCGGCTGCTGGTGTGGAGCGAGCGGTTGCGGGCCACGGTCCTGTCGGCGCCGCCCGTCCGGCCGCCCGACGACCCGGCGCTCGGGCAGAGCCTCACCGCTTTCCGGGAGATCGCCGCCCGCGCGGAGGAGGCCCGGACCGAGGGCCGCCCGGTACCGGCGCTGGAGCGCGAACAGCGGCGCCTGGAACGGGAGGTGCGCTCCCGCACCCTCCACATCCGCGGCGAGTCGCCCGGCAGCGGACGCCCCTTCGACCCCGGTCAGCTGCTCGAACGCCTGGGTGACGGTGTGCGGTTGATCGAGATCGCCGTCGTCGACGGCCGGGTGCAGGTGCTGTTGTGCGGCGAGGGACGGGTGCGCCGCTTCGAGGCGGGGCTGCTCGCCGACGCGGTGGCGGAGGCAGAGCACGTACAGGCCGGGCTGCGCCGACTGGCGCACCCGGGTGCCGAGGGCAGGCTGCCGGTGCTGGAGGCCTCGGGCCGCCGGCTGGAGGAGCTGCTGCTGGGCGCGGCCGTGCCGCATCTGGGCCCCGGCCCGGTGGTCGTGGTGCCGCCGGGGAGGCTGCACAGGGTCCCCTGGGCCCTGCTTCCCTCCCTCCGGGAGCGGGTGCTCAGTGTGTCGCCGTCGGCGAGCAGTTGGCTACGGGCCCAGGAGACCGGTCCCCCGCCGGGCGGGCGGCACGTCCTCGTCCGGGGGCCGGGGCTGGCGAGCGGCGGGGCCGAGGTGCCCGACCTGGCCGACCGGTACGGCAGACCGACGGTCCTGGAACACGAGGGCGCGCGGGTACCTGCGGTGCTGGACGCGCTGGACGGGGCCGCGCTGGCCCATATCGCGGCCCACGGCACCTTCCGGGCGGACAGTCCGCTGTTCTCGTCGCTGCGGATGGCCGACGGCCCGCTGATCGTGCACGACTTCGAACGCCTCGACCGCAGCCCGTACCGGATCATCCTGTCCAGCTGCGACACCGGCCGCCTCGCGAACGTCGGCGCGGACGAACTCCTCGGTCTGGTCACGGCGTTGCTCCCGCTGGGCACGGCGGGCGTCGTGGCGAGCAGCGCGCCGGTCAACGACGCGGCGGTGGTGCCGCTGATGCTGGCCCTGCACAAGGGCCTCAGCGTCGGCCTGTCCCTCGCCGAGGCCCTGCGCGACGCCCGCGCCGCCCTGCCGGGGGACGCGACCCACCAGGCGACCGGGTGGGCCTTCTCGGCGTTCGGCGCCGCCTGA
- a CDS encoding LLM class flavin-dependent oxidoreductase, whose protein sequence is MSLSPSPLHLAVALDGAGWHPAAWREPVARPGELFTARYWADLVAEAERGLLDFVTIEDGLGLQSSHPVEPDGCTDQVRGRLDAVLIAARVAPLTRHIGIVPTVVATHTEPFHLSKAIATLDYVSTGRAGLRVQISARQNEAAHFGRRTLPHIDPLNDPHAWESVAVLFDEAADYVEVVRRLWDSWEDDAEIRDTATGRFIDRDKLHYVDFESPHFSVKGPSITPRPPQGQPVVTALAHETVPYRLVARAADVGYVTPHDGAQARAIVGEIRAEQSAAGRAGELLHVFGDVVVFLDDTEAAARARRDRLDALAGYEYTSDARIFAGTPVQLADLVEEWVAAGLSGFRLRPAVVGHDLPAITRKLVPELQRRGVFRTVYEADTLRGLLGLPRPANRYTTTTTPAFASVSAGSAAAGA, encoded by the coding sequence GTGTCCTTGTCACCCTCTCCTCTGCATCTTGCTGTCGCTCTGGACGGCGCCGGCTGGCATCCGGCGGCCTGGCGTGAGCCCGTCGCGCGGCCGGGTGAGTTGTTCACTGCCCGCTATTGGGCCGATCTGGTCGCGGAGGCCGAGCGCGGGCTGCTCGACTTCGTGACGATCGAGGACGGTCTCGGTCTCCAGTCCTCGCATCCCGTCGAGCCGGACGGCTGCACGGACCAGGTCCGGGGCCGTCTGGACGCTGTCCTCATCGCGGCCCGCGTCGCCCCGCTGACCCGGCACATCGGTATCGTCCCGACGGTTGTCGCCACCCACACGGAGCCGTTCCATCTCTCGAAGGCGATCGCCACCCTCGATTATGTGAGCACCGGCCGTGCGGGGCTGCGTGTTCAGATCAGTGCCCGTCAGAACGAGGCCGCGCACTTCGGGCGTCGTACGCTGCCGCACATCGACCCTCTCAACGACCCGCATGCGTGGGAGTCCGTGGCGGTCCTCTTCGACGAGGCCGCCGACTATGTGGAGGTGGTGCGTCGGCTCTGGGACAGCTGGGAGGACGACGCGGAGATCCGCGACACCGCCACCGGCCGTTTCATCGACCGCGACAAGCTGCACTACGTCGACTTCGAGAGCCCGCACTTCAGCGTCAAGGGACCGTCGATCACGCCCCGCCCGCCGCAGGGCCAGCCGGTCGTGACCGCGCTGGCCCACGAGACGGTTCCCTACCGGCTGGTGGCCCGGGCCGCCGACGTCGGCTATGTCACGCCGCACGATGGCGCCCAGGCCCGCGCCATCGTCGGGGAGATCCGTGCCGAGCAGTCGGCGGCCGGCCGGGCCGGTGAACTCCTGCACGTGTTCGGGGACGTGGTGGTCTTCCTCGACGACACCGAGGCCGCCGCGAGGGCCCGCCGGGATCGTCTGGATGCGCTGGCCGGGTACGAATACACCAGCGACGCCCGGATCTTCGCCGGTACGCCGGTCCAGCTCGCGGATCTGGTGGAGGAGTGGGTGGCGGCGGGGCTGTCGGGGTTCCGGCTGCGGCCCGCCGTCGTCGGGCACGACCTCCCCGCGATCACCCGGAAACTGGTTCCCGAACTCCAGCGCCGGGGTGTCTTCCGGACGGTGTACGAGGCCGACACCCTGCGCGGGCTGCTGGGCCTGCCCCGCCCCGCCAACCGCTACACCACCACAACCACCCCTGCCTTTGCCTCTGTCTCTGCTGGTTCCGCTGCTGCCGGCGCCTGA
- a CDS encoding S8/S53 family peptidase, giving the protein MAPQRFQEQFDQIQRSMPDVELAMGPDDAAEFIYEKGVVLARDGEEARIVEDAVRAHFTASAGLTADDVRRASPETNRSGITRIRVGDPARGDRRGDHAVAGALRALRQTEGNAGRRLVSRNHVVHIAPVNACPGDEPVPVPYTAGPNPALAESGYDADSAVGVLVVDTGLMHDYASYPAMAHVQGDPQIEECDASGVLQQYAGHGTFISGLVAAVAPNTDIVSRNTLNDAGAILESEFGDKLFEAVERDGWPAIISLSAGTSNGSTEGLLGLAAFMEALREQPRTLLVAAAGNNASATPFWPAAYADKPEYAQSVISVGALRSDGEFGACFSNHGAWVKVYAPGERLTGPLTGFQTPVPYIYQHSTYDTCRHHFTYACTCQNPQHLGVLSGDQETTSGTPDQVEFQGFAQWSGTSFATPLVAAMIAAHMTAHKEADPRAARQQLLAANTEFAEVRGAVVPALIPPTWSAVPVMSIPPAI; this is encoded by the coding sequence ATGGCACCTCAGCGTTTCCAGGAGCAGTTCGACCAGATCCAGCGCTCCATGCCCGACGTCGAGCTGGCGATGGGCCCGGACGACGCGGCCGAGTTCATCTACGAGAAGGGCGTGGTCCTGGCCCGCGACGGCGAGGAGGCGCGGATCGTCGAGGACGCTGTCCGCGCCCACTTCACCGCGTCCGCCGGCCTGACCGCGGACGACGTGCGCCGCGCGAGCCCGGAGACCAACCGGTCGGGCATCACCCGGATCAGGGTCGGCGACCCGGCCCGGGGCGACCGGCGCGGCGACCACGCGGTGGCGGGCGCGCTGCGCGCGCTCAGGCAGACGGAGGGCAACGCGGGACGCCGCCTGGTCAGCCGCAACCACGTGGTGCACATCGCCCCCGTCAACGCCTGCCCCGGCGACGAGCCCGTGCCCGTCCCGTACACCGCGGGGCCCAACCCGGCACTGGCGGAGAGCGGTTACGACGCGGACAGCGCCGTCGGTGTCCTCGTCGTCGACACCGGCCTCATGCACGACTACGCGTCCTACCCGGCGATGGCCCACGTCCAGGGCGACCCCCAGATCGAGGAGTGCGACGCGAGCGGAGTGCTCCAGCAGTACGCCGGGCACGGCACGTTCATCTCGGGGCTCGTCGCGGCCGTCGCCCCCAACACGGACATCGTCTCCCGCAACACCCTCAACGACGCGGGCGCGATCCTGGAGTCCGAGTTCGGCGACAAGCTCTTCGAGGCCGTCGAGCGCGACGGCTGGCCGGCCATCATCAGCCTCTCCGCCGGCACGTCGAACGGCAGCACGGAAGGCCTGCTCGGCCTCGCCGCGTTCATGGAGGCCCTGCGTGAGCAGCCGCGCACCCTGCTGGTCGCCGCCGCGGGCAACAACGCCAGCGCGACCCCCTTCTGGCCCGCCGCCTACGCCGACAAGCCCGAGTACGCCCAGTCGGTGATCTCCGTCGGCGCCCTGCGCAGCGACGGCGAGTTCGGCGCCTGCTTCAGCAACCACGGCGCGTGGGTGAAGGTCTACGCCCCCGGCGAGCGTCTCACCGGTCCGCTCACCGGCTTCCAGACACCGGTGCCGTACATCTACCAGCACAGCACGTACGACACCTGCCGCCACCACTTCACCTACGCCTGCACCTGCCAGAACCCCCAGCACCTCGGCGTGCTCTCGGGGGACCAGGAGACCACCTCGGGCACCCCGGACCAGGTGGAGTTCCAGGGGTTCGCCCAGTGGAGCGGCACCTCGTTCGCCACCCCGCTGGTCGCCGCGATGATCGCCGCCCACATGACCGCCCACAAGGAGGCCGACCCGCGTGCCGCCCGGCAGCAGCTCCTCGCGGCGAACACCGAGTTCGCGGAGGTCCGGGGCGCGGTCGTACCCGCACTGATCCCGCCCACGTGGAGCGCGGTGCCGGTCATGAGCATCCCGCCCGCCATATGA
- a CDS encoding NtaA/DmoA family FMN-dependent monooxygenase (This protein belongs to a clade of FMN-dependent monooxygenases, within a broader family of flavin-dependent oxidoreductases, the luciferase-like monooxygenase (LMM) family, some of whose members use coenzyme F420 rather than FMN.) — MSKPLKQIHLAAHFPGVNNTTVWSDPQAGSHIEFSSFAHFARTAERARFDFLFLAEGLRLREQGGKIYDLDVVGRPDTFTVLAALAAVTEHLGLTGTINSTFNEPYEVARQFASLDHLSAGRAAWNVVTSWDAFTGENFRRGGFLPQQERYSRAREFLQTAGELFDSWQGDEILADQPGGTFLRDAKAGAFVHSGQHFDIEGQFNVPRSPQGRPVIFQAGDSDEGREFAASTADAIFSRHATLTEGQAFYTDVKNRLAKYGRHPDQLKILPAASFVLGDTDADAEELAHEVRRQQVSGATAIKHLEFVWNRDLSAYDPDGPLPDIDPDPGEHTIARGRAQVRMYRDPLATAREWRERAAANKWSIRDLVIETGNRQNFVGSAATVAAAINDLVQADAADGFILVPHITPGGLDTFADTVVPLLQERGVYRTEYEGTTFRDHLRLTHPDKAAGERAAS, encoded by the coding sequence ATGAGCAAGCCGCTGAAGCAGATCCATCTGGCCGCGCACTTCCCCGGTGTCAACAACACCACCGTGTGGAGCGACCCGCAGGCCGGCAGCCACATCGAGTTCAGCTCCTTCGCCCACTTCGCCCGCACCGCCGAACGCGCCAGGTTCGACTTCCTCTTCCTCGCCGAGGGCCTGAGGTTGCGTGAACAGGGCGGGAAAATCTATGACCTGGACGTCGTGGGGCGCCCCGACACCTTCACCGTCCTGGCCGCGCTCGCCGCCGTCACCGAGCACCTGGGCCTGACCGGCACCATCAACTCGACCTTCAACGAGCCCTACGAGGTGGCCCGCCAGTTCGCCAGCCTCGACCACCTCTCCGCCGGCCGCGCCGCCTGGAACGTCGTCACCTCCTGGGACGCCTTCACCGGCGAGAACTTCCGCCGCGGCGGCTTCCTCCCCCAGCAGGAGCGCTACTCACGGGCCAGGGAGTTCCTCCAGACCGCGGGCGAACTCTTCGACTCCTGGCAGGGTGACGAGATCCTCGCCGACCAGCCGGGCGGCACCTTCCTGCGCGACGCCAAGGCGGGCGCGTTCGTCCACTCCGGGCAGCACTTCGACATCGAGGGCCAGTTCAACGTGCCCCGCTCCCCACAGGGCCGCCCCGTGATCTTCCAGGCCGGCGACTCCGACGAGGGCCGCGAGTTCGCCGCCTCCACCGCGGATGCCATCTTCAGCCGTCATGCCACCCTCACCGAGGGCCAGGCCTTCTACACCGACGTCAAGAACCGCCTCGCCAAGTACGGCCGCCACCCCGACCAGCTGAAGATCCTGCCCGCCGCGAGCTTCGTCCTGGGCGACACCGACGCCGACGCGGAGGAACTGGCCCACGAGGTACGCCGCCAGCAGGTCAGCGGCGCCACCGCGATCAAACACCTGGAGTTCGTCTGGAACCGGGACCTGTCCGCCTACGACCCCGACGGGCCGCTGCCCGACATCGACCCCGACCCCGGCGAGCACACCATCGCCCGCGGCCGGGCCCAGGTACGGATGTACCGCGACCCGCTGGCCACCGCCCGTGAATGGCGTGAACGCGCCGCCGCCAACAAGTGGTCCATCCGGGACCTCGTCATCGAGACCGGCAACCGGCAGAACTTCGTCGGATCCGCGGCCACCGTCGCCGCCGCCATCAACGACCTCGTCCAGGCAGACGCCGCCGACGGCTTCATCCTGGTCCCCCACATCACCCCCGGCGGCCTCGACACCTTCGCCGACACCGTCGTCCCCCTCCTCCAGGAACGCGGCGTCTACCGCACCGAATACGAAGGCACCACATTCCGCGACCACCTCCGCCTCACCCACCCCGACAAGGCGGCGGGGGAGCGCGCGGCGTCCTGA
- a CDS encoding glutathione S-transferase C-terminal domain-containing protein, with protein MTVTPLAATSARPAPAFRGRLGRDARSGHYAVPRRYRLHLSPADPDCLRIAVTHSLLGLGAACPVTELPAVPDAPGGEHSALRPLYEASAHRYSGVATVPVLSDDWSGRIVSTHTPDILRDLSRHFGGGRPTLYPCGLDAEIEAVERLCAQGVDAAAQRAGDAAAEDGDRADALASLLRTLGSLNARLAADPYLLGDQLTAADVELWVSLVRLDTVHRWHLDAAAVHRVADHPALWAYARRLAAHPSFGPHLDLDAIARRHHADCRGLEAAGAAVQILDWAAYADGSAG; from the coding sequence ATGACCGTCACACCACTGGCCGCCACCTCCGCCCGCCCCGCCCCGGCCTTCCGTGGCCGACTCGGCCGGGACGCGCGCAGCGGCCACTACGCCGTGCCGCGCCGCTACCGCCTCCACCTGTCCCCGGCCGACCCGGACTGTCTCCGGATCGCCGTCACCCACAGCCTGCTCGGCCTCGGCGCGGCCTGTCCCGTGACCGAACTGCCCGCCGTGCCCGACGCCCCCGGCGGCGAGCACTCCGCCCTGCGCCCGCTGTACGAGGCGAGCGCGCACCGCTACTCCGGCGTGGCCACGGTCCCGGTGCTCAGCGACGACTGGTCGGGGCGGATCGTCAGCACGCACACCCCGGACATCCTGCGGGACCTGTCCCGGCACTTCGGCGGCGGTCGCCCCACGCTGTACCCGTGCGGCCTGGACGCGGAGATCGAGGCCGTCGAGCGCCTGTGCGCCCAGGGCGTCGACGCGGCTGCCCAGCGAGCCGGAGACGCCGCCGCCGAGGACGGCGACCGTGCCGACGCGCTCGCCTCCCTGCTGCGCACCCTGGGCTCGCTGAACGCGCGGCTCGCCGCGGACCCGTATCTGCTGGGTGACCAACTGACCGCCGCTGATGTGGAGTTGTGGGTCAGCCTGGTACGCCTCGACACCGTGCACCGCTGGCACCTGGACGCCGCCGCCGTGCACCGCGTCGCCGACCACCCGGCCCTGTGGGCCTACGCCCGCCGCCTTGCCGCCCACCCCTCATTCGGCCCCCACCTCGACCTCGACGCCATCGCCCGCCGGCACCACGCCGACTGCCGGGGGCTGGAGGCAGCGGGGGCCGCCGTACAGATTCTGGACTGGGCGGCATACGCGGACGGCTCCGCTGGATAG